A region of Staphylococcus sp. IVB6181 DNA encodes the following proteins:
- a CDS encoding metallophosphoesterase, producing MKFAVITDVHGNMDALQTVLRDIDRRGDIDHIYNLGDIIGIGHNTNEVLGMVTSRDDITSIAGNHDEAIMSVINKTPYPEDLKDKFLEHHHWIAEHLNPQYYDYLNELPREFKLDVFGQSVLGIHYEIENAKLDQPIDQIPFSPIVEPTASHMAELFKDKEADLILFGHNHTLHHFVQEDTAYFNPGSAGLNRAPYTVYGIVTITPEQFNVEQVRVVYDNERFIDGFETKQVPGRQLIFDKFIQ from the coding sequence TTGAAATTTGCAGTAATAACAGATGTGCACGGCAACATGGATGCACTTCAAACAGTACTACGAGATATTGATAGAAGAGGGGATATCGACCATATTTATAATCTAGGAGATATTATAGGTATCGGCCATAATACCAATGAAGTTTTAGGTATGGTGACTTCTAGGGATGATATTACGTCTATTGCAGGCAATCATGATGAAGCAATTATGTCTGTGATTAACAAGACACCATATCCAGAAGATTTAAAAGATAAATTCTTAGAACACCATCATTGGATCGCAGAACACTTAAACCCGCAGTACTATGATTATTTAAATGAATTGCCGAGAGAGTTTAAGTTAGATGTCTTCGGACAGTCTGTATTAGGTATTCATTATGAAATAGAAAACGCGAAATTAGACCAGCCGATTGATCAAATTCCATTCAGTCCGATTGTCGAGCCGACAGCATCGCATATGGCGGAATTGTTTAAAGATAAAGAAGCGGATTTGATTTTATTCGGCCATAACCATACGCTGCATCATTTTGTTCAAGAAGATACAGCTTACTTTAATCCAGGTTCGGCAGGCCTTAACAGAGCACCTTATACAGTCTACGGAATTGTGACGATTACACCTGAACAGTTTAATGTAGAACAAGTCCGTGTGGTATATGATAACGAACGTTTCATTGATGGCTTTGAAACAAAACAAGTACCAGGCAGACAGTTGATTTTTGATAAGTTCATTCAATAA
- a CDS encoding cation diffusion facilitator family transporter: protein MSHSHEHAHHHHHNHVHTNNKRVLTLSFIIIAAFMVVELVGGFIANSLALLSDGVHMLSDAFSLGFALFAFKYAERHATMNMTFGYKRFEILVALFNGVLLFVISIGIMIEAFRRFASPQEVLSAEMFFISVTGLIVNIIVAWLMLSGGDTKHNINMRGAFLHVLGDLLGSVGAIAAALLIWAFNFTIADPIASLLVSLLLLKSSYGLIKDSLNILMEGTPKDIDIDQVVETVKSEEAIQNVHDCHVWTISHGLNAFSCHAVVSDTLSIKECEALLQRIEKELNALNIHHMTIQLESHENPHSRTTLCEHITATS, encoded by the coding sequence ATGAGCCATTCTCATGAACATGCACATCACCATCATCACAACCATGTGCATACTAACAACAAACGTGTCTTAACACTATCATTTATCATCATAGCCGCATTTATGGTCGTTGAATTAGTCGGAGGTTTCATAGCAAATAGTTTAGCTTTGCTTTCAGATGGTGTGCATATGCTGAGTGATGCGTTCTCATTAGGCTTTGCCTTATTTGCATTTAAATACGCAGAACGCCACGCTACGATGAATATGACTTTCGGCTACAAGCGGTTTGAAATATTAGTCGCTTTATTCAACGGTGTACTCTTATTTGTCATCAGTATCGGTATTATGATTGAAGCTTTCAGACGTTTTGCTTCTCCTCAAGAAGTCTTATCTGCTGAAATGTTCTTCATCAGTGTAACAGGCTTAATTGTCAACATCATTGTCGCTTGGCTGATGTTAAGCGGCGGAGATACAAAACATAACATTAATATGCGCGGTGCTTTCTTGCACGTCCTCGGCGACTTATTAGGTTCTGTCGGCGCAATCGCAGCAGCATTATTGATTTGGGCTTTCAACTTTACTATTGCTGACCCTATCGCAAGTTTGCTCGTTTCATTATTATTGCTTAAAAGCAGTTACGGCTTAATCAAAGATTCGCTTAATATCTTGATGGAAGGCACACCTAAGGATATCGATATTGATCAAGTCGTAGAAACTGTTAAATCAGAGGAAGCTATTCAAAATGTACATGATTGTCATGTCTGGACGATTTCCCATGGTTTAAATGCTTTCAGCTGCCATGCAGTCGTCAGCGATACTTTATCAATTAAAGAATGCGAAGCTTTGCTGCAGCGAATAGAAAAAGAACTGAATGCATTGAATATTCATCATATGACCATCCAATTAGAATCACATGAAAATCCGCATAGCCGAACAACATTATGCGAACACATCACCGCAACCTCTTAA
- a CDS encoding helix-turn-helix transcriptional regulator, with product MSNHELSSRTLAQVTDIFKALSEPNRIRIMHLLKQGPCSVGHISHTLGLSQSNVSHQLKILRHAELVKDQRQGQSKIYMLDDQHVVTLLAQAIHHAEHPVD from the coding sequence TTGTCAAATCATGAATTAAGCAGTCGGACACTAGCGCAAGTCACTGATATTTTCAAAGCGTTAAGCGAACCTAACCGCATCCGAATTATGCATCTATTAAAACAAGGGCCTTGCAGTGTCGGACATATCAGCCATACCCTGGGACTTTCTCAATCGAATGTATCGCATCAATTGAAAATCCTGCGTCATGCTGAACTTGTAAAAGACCAGCGCCAAGGCCAATCCAAAATTTATATGCTCGATGATCAACATGTCGTAACGCTTTTAGCACAAGCTATACACCATGCAGAACATCCTGTTGATTAG
- a CDS encoding SDR family oxidoreductase codes for MSILVLGSNGGVGKFIVSKLKDADQNFTAAYRKDEQVEKAEKEGLDAKNVDVETDSIETLADKFKGYEQLVFSVGSGGSTGADKTIIVDLDGAVKAIEASKKAGVKHFVMVSTFDSRREAFDDYEALKPYTIAKHYADNHLRDSGLNYTIVHPGALLDDAGTGKVEIEKLFDEGGSVPREDIAATIVEVLTNEQFQGGEFQVIAGDEPIQTALENFYK; via the coding sequence TTGAGTATTTTAGTATTAGGCTCAAACGGCGGTGTCGGCAAGTTTATCGTTTCAAAATTAAAAGATGCTGACCAAAATTTCACTGCAGCTTATCGTAAAGATGAACAAGTTGAAAAAGCGGAAAAAGAAGGCTTAGATGCAAAAAACGTAGATGTTGAAACAGACAGCATTGAAACATTAGCTGACAAATTCAAAGGCTATGAACAGCTTGTCTTTTCAGTGGGTTCAGGCGGCAGTACTGGTGCGGATAAAACGATTATTGTCGACTTAGATGGTGCTGTCAAAGCGATTGAGGCCAGCAAGAAAGCAGGCGTAAAACACTTCGTGATGGTTTCTACTTTTGATTCAAGAAGAGAAGCTTTCGATGATTATGAAGCACTTAAGCCCTATACTATCGCAAAACACTATGCGGATAATCATCTGCGCGATTCTGGTTTAAACTATACGATTGTACATCCGGGTGCACTACTTGATGATGCTGGAACAGGGAAAGTTGAAATTGAAAAATTATTTGATGAAGGCGGTTCTGTTCCTAGAGAAGACATTGCGGCAACCATCGTTGAAGTATTAACTAACGAGCAATTCCAAGGCGGAGAATTCCAAGTTATTGCTGGAGATGAACCGATTCAAACAGCTTTAGAAAACTTCTATAAGTAA
- a CDS encoding FadR/GntR family transcriptional regulator yields the protein MKISKTKIYEKIADILLEKIKTGEYAVGDKLPSIQALAKDYGVSVASVREAFNALRTIGVIEIKQGYGTFVTKQEPVFFDLDDTSLTRKQIEDLLELREIVELATVKKAAELRSEEDLKALDAALGLMQKAVADGTSGEAADLQFHLAVAKAAQNDMLFDLLNNISDVIQETMKETRKVYLFDKEKALLRLYEEHRKIYIAVQEKDAVQAQQQMHEHLEEVRDTILQNIKNK from the coding sequence ATGAAAATTTCAAAGACAAAGATATATGAAAAAATTGCCGACATCTTGTTAGAAAAAATTAAAACAGGCGAGTATGCGGTCGGAGACAAATTGCCTTCCATTCAAGCGCTTGCTAAGGATTATGGTGTAAGTGTCGCTTCAGTACGTGAAGCTTTCAATGCGTTAAGAACAATAGGAGTTATTGAAATCAAACAAGGTTACGGCACATTTGTGACCAAGCAAGAACCTGTCTTTTTTGATTTAGACGATACTTCGCTGACAAGAAAACAAATTGAAGATTTGCTAGAACTGCGGGAAATTGTGGAGCTTGCTACGGTGAAAAAAGCAGCTGAATTAAGATCAGAGGAAGATTTAAAAGCATTAGACGCTGCATTAGGATTAATGCAAAAAGCAGTGGCTGACGGAACATCAGGGGAAGCGGCTGATCTGCAGTTTCATCTTGCAGTAGCGAAAGCGGCACAAAATGACATGTTGTTTGATTTACTGAATAATATTTCAGACGTTATTCAAGAAACAATGAAAGAAACACGTAAAGTGTATCTGTTTGATAAAGAAAAAGCGCTGCTTCGTTTATATGAAGAACATAGAAAAATCTATATTGCGGTTCAAGAAAAAGATGCTGTACAAGCGCAGCAGCAAATGCATGAACATCTCGAAGAGGTACGTGATACGATTTTGCAGAACATCAAAAACAAATAA
- a CDS encoding (Fe-S)-binding protein: protein MKVSLFSTCLVEAFHTRIGVATVELLERLGCEVDYPASQICCGQPAFNSGYFEDARQSAKQMIKAFKDSEYVVAPSGSCITMFKHYPSLFENDPVMHKEAVALADKSYELTQFIVNVLGITDVGASLKGKATLHPSCHITRILGVVDEPKQLLSNVKGLELVELPKYYNCCGFGGTFAVKMSDVSSEMVDEKAHCVDETGADYLVGADASCLMNIEGRLKRIKSKVKVLHIAEVLNHQLEGAVH, encoded by the coding sequence ATGAAAGTCAGTTTATTCTCAACTTGTTTAGTTGAAGCTTTCCATACACGTATCGGTGTGGCTACTGTGGAATTGCTGGAAAGATTAGGCTGCGAAGTAGATTATCCTGCTTCACAAATCTGCTGCGGACAACCTGCATTTAACTCTGGTTATTTCGAAGATGCAAGACAATCAGCTAAACAAATGATTAAAGCATTTAAAGATTCAGAATATGTCGTTGCGCCATCAGGTTCTTGTATTACAATGTTCAAACATTATCCAAGTTTATTCGAAAATGATCCTGTGATGCATAAAGAAGCGGTTGCGCTTGCAGATAAATCATACGAACTTACACAATTTATTGTTAATGTCTTAGGTATTACAGATGTCGGAGCGTCGCTTAAAGGCAAAGCAACACTTCATCCGTCATGTCATATTACTAGAATTTTAGGAGTAGTTGATGAACCTAAACAATTATTAAGCAATGTCAAAGGTCTAGAATTGGTCGAATTGCCGAAGTATTATAATTGCTGCGGTTTCGGCGGTACATTTGCGGTTAAAATGTCAGATGTATCCAGTGAAATGGTAGATGAAAAAGCACATTGTGTAGATGAAACAGGTGCAGATTATTTAGTCGGTGCGGATGCAAGCTGCTTAATGAATATCGAAGGCCGTTTGAAACGTATTAAAAGCAAAGTGAAAGTACTTCATATTGCTGAAGTATTAAATCATCAGCTTGAAGGGGCGGTGCATTAA
- a CDS encoding LutB/LldF family L-lactate oxidation iron-sulfur protein encodes MGMRIGDKSFKDAFKVEKQNKFMRGAVSSAQDGLRVKKLKAQEELGNWEEWRQLSAEIRQHTLENLDYYLNQLSENVAKLGGHVYFAETKEEASAYIADVVKKKNATRVIKSKSMVTEEIEMNHALQDIGAEVVESDLGEFLLQIDHEDPPSHIVAPALHKNRGQIQRVLNAKEGYQGSDDPTEMARFVRKIMREKFLAAEVGVTGCNFAVADSGSFCLVTNEGNARMTTTVPKTQITVMGMERIVPSFKEMEVLVGMLSRSAVGQKLPSYVTTLTGPRGEGEIDGPEEFHLVIVDNGRSSILGTQFQEILQCIRCGACMNVCPVYRHSGGHSYGSIYPGPVGAVLSPLLGGYEEYGQLPYASSLCAACSEACPVKIPLHELLLKHRQVEAEELKKSALGERLVMKGFGIGTTKPHLFQYSIKMAGPALKPYANKDGWVEKGPKPLHAWTQSRDFPTPEKERFSHWMKAHLKEKEGENK; translated from the coding sequence ATGGGTATGCGTATCGGAGATAAATCCTTTAAAGATGCTTTTAAAGTTGAAAAGCAGAATAAATTTATGCGCGGTGCTGTAAGTTCAGCACAAGATGGTTTGCGTGTGAAAAAACTAAAAGCACAAGAAGAACTCGGAAATTGGGAAGAATGGCGCCAATTATCAGCTGAAATCCGCCAACATACATTAGAAAACTTAGATTATTATTTAAATCAGCTTTCTGAAAATGTAGCGAAATTAGGCGGCCATGTCTACTTTGCAGAAACAAAAGAAGAAGCTTCTGCTTATATTGCAGATGTAGTGAAAAAGAAAAATGCGACAAGAGTCATCAAATCTAAATCAATGGTAACTGAAGAAATTGAAATGAACCATGCATTGCAAGATATCGGTGCTGAAGTTGTAGAAAGCGACTTAGGCGAATTCTTGCTTCAAATCGACCACGAAGATCCGCCTTCACATATCGTAGCACCAGCGCTGCATAAAAACCGCGGTCAAATCCAACGTGTATTAAATGCTAAAGAAGGCTACCAAGGCAGCGATGATCCGACAGAAATGGCGAGATTTGTACGTAAAATCATGCGTGAAAAATTCTTGGCAGCTGAAGTAGGGGTAACAGGATGCAACTTTGCTGTAGCAGACAGCGGCAGCTTCTGCCTTGTTACTAACGAAGGAAACGCACGTATGACAACTACTGTACCTAAAACACAAATTACTGTAATGGGTATGGAACGTATTGTACCTTCATTCAAAGAAATGGAAGTATTAGTCGGTATGCTTTCACGCAGTGCAGTAGGACAAAAATTACCAAGTTATGTGACGACACTTACAGGCCCAAGAGGAGAAGGGGAAATTGATGGTCCGGAAGAATTCCATTTAGTTATTGTTGATAACGGTCGTTCTTCTATTTTAGGTACACAATTCCAAGAAATCTTGCAATGTATTCGTTGCGGTGCTTGTATGAACGTTTGTCCGGTTTACAGACATTCAGGCGGCCACAGTTACGGTTCTATTTATCCAGGACCAGTCGGTGCAGTCTTATCGCCATTGCTTGGCGGCTATGAAGAATATGGACAATTACCATATGCATCATCACTATGTGCAGCATGTTCAGAAGCATGTCCGGTTAAAATTCCGCTTCACGAACTCTTACTTAAACACCGCCAAGTCGAAGCAGAAGAACTTAAAAAATCTGCTTTAGGCGAACGCTTAGTCATGAAAGGATTCGGTATCGGTACAACTAAACCGCATCTCTTCCAATACAGTATTAAAATGGCAGGACCTGCACTTAAACCGTATGCCAATAAAGACGGCTGGGTAGAAAAAGGTCCGAAACCATTACATGCTTGGACACAATCCAGAGATTTCCCAACACCTGAAAAAGAACGTTTCAGCCACTGGATGAAAGCACACTTGAAAGAGAAAGAAGGGGAAAACAAATGA
- a CDS encoding lactate utilization protein C: MTGLISNKEKFLANIQNALERKTPANVVKPEWSVQPQYKTLADLTPDELVDHLEHECERIHTVFKKTTKANLNEILRATIKQFGGNPVVRFDDPRFTEYQVDLSEFDTTVWDEAQPEQSKRAAQSAQVGITFSDYCLSESGTIVLFSGKGRGRAVSLMPETYIAIIPKSTIVPRFTQAADGLYDKNQEDARFPSCVNFITGPSNSADIEMNLVVGVHGPVKAAYIIVDDI; encoded by the coding sequence ATGACTGGATTAATTTCTAACAAAGAAAAGTTCTTAGCAAACATTCAAAATGCTTTAGAACGCAAAACACCGGCAAACGTAGTTAAACCTGAATGGTCAGTACAACCGCAATATAAAACTTTGGCTGACTTAACACCTGATGAACTTGTGGATCATTTAGAACATGAATGCGAACGCATCCATACTGTGTTCAAAAAAACTACAAAAGCTAACTTAAATGAGATTTTAAGAGCTACTATCAAACAATTCGGCGGCAACCCTGTTGTCAGATTTGATGATCCGCGCTTTACTGAATATCAAGTGGACTTAAGCGAATTCGATACAACTGTTTGGGATGAAGCACAACCTGAACAAAGCAAACGTGCAGCACAATCTGCGCAAGTCGGTATCACCTTCAGTGATTACTGCCTAAGCGAGAGCGGTACAATTGTTTTATTCTCAGGCAAAGGACGCGGACGTGCAGTCAGCTTAATGCCTGAAACATATATTGCTATCATTCCAAAATCAACAATCGTGCCAAGATTTACACAAGCAGCAGACGGTTTATATGATAAAAACCAAGAAGATGCACGCTTCCCATCTTGTGTCAACTTCATTACAGGTCCATCCAACTCTGCAGATATCGAAATGAACTTAGTAGTAGGGGTACATGGTCCGGTAAAAGCAGCTTATATCATTGTAGATGATATTTAA
- a CDS encoding type I phosphomannose isomerase catalytic subunit has product MPLFLDPIFKERIWGSDHLTQYGYQLPHANVGEIWAVSAHQNGDSVITDGPFEGRTLSEVWREHKELFGDFPSSEFPLMVKMIDAQEALSVQVHPDTAYAYEHEDGDFGKKECWYIIEAEEGAEIIYGLNTDSKEDFIRALDNEEHHNLFKHIPVSAGDFFFVPNGIVHAIGKGIVVYEVTQSSDVTYRIYDYNRRDEAGHAREMHIEKAKDVVEVRAGSPNVIPETEIIDNHKRTSYINNDAFTVVKWEITGTLSYMKPREFCLVTVLYGEGELITDGDVFSIRPGSSFILTSEDLDNIFKGDLTVMITYV; this is encoded by the coding sequence ATGCCATTGTTTTTAGACCCGATTTTTAAAGAAAGAATCTGGGGCAGTGATCACTTAACGCAATACGGTTATCAATTGCCTCATGCAAATGTGGGTGAAATATGGGCTGTTTCTGCACATCAAAATGGTGACAGTGTCATTACTGACGGGCCATTTGAAGGTCGAACATTAAGTGAGGTTTGGCGTGAACATAAAGAATTATTTGGAGATTTCCCGAGTTCTGAATTCCCATTAATGGTTAAAATGATTGATGCACAAGAAGCATTATCTGTACAGGTTCATCCTGATACAGCTTATGCTTATGAACATGAAGATGGAGATTTCGGCAAGAAAGAATGCTGGTATATTATCGAAGCAGAAGAAGGTGCGGAGATTATTTACGGCTTGAACACAGATTCTAAAGAAGATTTTATCCGTGCTTTAGATAACGAAGAACATCATAATCTATTCAAACATATTCCTGTCAGTGCTGGCGACTTCTTCTTTGTGCCGAATGGTATTGTACATGCGATAGGCAAAGGGATTGTGGTATATGAAGTCACACAATCTTCTGATGTTACGTATCGTATCTATGATTATAATCGCAGAGATGAAGCGGGCCATGCACGTGAAATGCATATCGAAAAAGCTAAAGATGTTGTAGAAGTGCGTGCTGGCAGTCCGAATGTGATTCCGGAAACTGAAATTATCGATAACCATAAACGTACATCATATATTAATAATGATGCCTTTACGGTTGTGAAATGGGAAATTACTGGTACGCTGAGTTATATGAAGCCGAGAGAATTCTGTTTAGTGACTGTGCTTTACGGTGAAGGCGAATTGATTACAGATGGCGATGTATTTTCAATTCGTCCCGGAAGCAGCTTTATTTTAACGTCAGAAGACTTGGATAATATCTTTAAAGGCGACTTAACTGTGATGATTACGTATGTATAA
- a CDS encoding EVE domain-containing protein, whose amino-acid sequence MTEETNYFWLNCGFNRWNHNEPLVGQTTLFESGAQFNPTQGFRAFKKAKAGDKVIFYQVQTDAGLLGSGEIISVQTGAQHKIRVQFRLTEALKPLTADYLKRSEQLEFRINNMKETLFNQITKEEFDLIEQLGKGTTKVPRYFFLAETLDFEPGETYTIFTHTYNGIKRNGYHYYTQLEIGDKIVFYNRNADHSVIGLGEVTQHIRELPPIPGRTNSTAIEVRYDEDINPVNLTTLNKHPRLKNLYYLQENAKQAIASMSQAQFDAIIEMSKNDGMKPQFEAIRKDNVVNHLDEEIKPFILLVIQDKDRAEGLKAAENLLQKTNAKPVITTGHPDFTEDMLYGKYLPNEAGALYYREGFITELMPRTDRSYLVIDNFNRIDPDIFQTFINVLEGYEVTLPRYNRDGSMVKWSKNKDSFYHFNPNWHIIGVTYDNLETIKQKYSEQFLKYARIVKVNHD is encoded by the coding sequence ATGACTGAAGAAACAAACTATTTCTGGTTGAACTGCGGTTTTAATCGATGGAATCATAATGAACCCTTAGTCGGACAAACGACTTTGTTTGAATCAGGGGCACAATTCAATCCTACGCAAGGTTTTCGTGCGTTTAAAAAAGCGAAAGCCGGTGACAAGGTCATCTTTTATCAAGTACAAACAGATGCAGGATTGCTCGGCAGCGGTGAAATCATTAGTGTACAAACAGGTGCACAACATAAGATCCGTGTACAATTCAGATTAACAGAAGCATTGAAGCCGCTAACTGCAGATTATTTAAAACGCAGCGAACAATTAGAGTTTCGCATTAACAATATGAAAGAAACGTTGTTCAATCAAATTACAAAAGAAGAATTTGATTTAATCGAACAATTAGGCAAAGGCACAACGAAAGTGCCAAGATATTTCTTCTTGGCAGAAACGCTGGACTTTGAACCAGGAGAAACCTATACCATCTTTACACATACTTATAACGGCATTAAGCGTAACGGTTATCACTATTATACGCAGCTTGAAATCGGAGATAAAATTGTCTTTTACAACCGTAATGCGGATCATTCAGTCATCGGTTTAGGCGAAGTGACGCAGCATATTCGCGAATTGCCTCCGATTCCCGGCCGTACAAACAGTACTGCCATCGAAGTCCGTTATGATGAAGATATCAACCCGGTGAATTTAACAACATTAAATAAACATCCGAGACTTAAAAACTTATATTACTTGCAAGAAAATGCGAAACAAGCTATTGCGAGTATGTCGCAGGCACAATTTGATGCGATTATTGAAATGAGTAAGAATGACGGCATGAAGCCGCAATTTGAAGCCATCCGCAAAGATAATGTGGTAAATCATCTAGATGAAGAAATCAAACCATTTATTCTGCTTGTGATTCAAGATAAGGATCGTGCAGAAGGCTTGAAAGCGGCTGAAAACCTGCTTCAAAAGACCAATGCGAAACCAGTGATTACAACAGGGCATCCTGATTTCACTGAAGATATGCTTTACGGCAAGTATTTACCGAATGAAGCAGGCGCATTGTATTACAGAGAAGGCTTTATTACGGAATTAATGCCGAGAACTGATCGCAGTTATTTAGTCATTGATAACTTTAACCGTATCGACCCGGATATTTTCCAAACATTCATTAATGTATTAGAAGGCTATGAAGTGACATTACCGCGCTATAATAGAGACGGCTCAATGGTTAAATGGTCTAAAAATAAAGATTCCTTCTATCATTTCAATCCTAACTGGCATATTATCGGTGTCACATATGATAACTTAGAAACCATTAAACAAAAGTACTCAGAACAGTTCTTAAAGTATGCGCGTATCGTAAAAGTTAATCATGATTAA
- a CDS encoding DUF393 domain-containing protein, translating to MPIIYYDGNCVYCYNYAIWLIRHGLSKSYEFATLKGPSGEALQRQHPGVLELNTVVLQEGDRLYFKSTAIAKLLMSLTEEKWLGLALTLVPKPLRSLGYNLFANNRDKMWHATWQKPSDYERSFFIDLPDKIKKEYG from the coding sequence ATGCCGATAATTTATTATGACGGCAATTGTGTTTATTGCTACAACTATGCGATATGGCTGATTAGACACGGCTTATCGAAAAGTTATGAATTTGCGACATTAAAAGGACCTTCTGGAGAAGCATTGCAGCGTCAGCATCCAGGGGTCTTAGAATTAAATACTGTCGTGCTGCAAGAAGGCGATCGGCTTTACTTTAAATCAACCGCAATTGCGAAATTATTAATGTCGCTCACAGAAGAAAAATGGCTCGGTCTGGCACTGACATTGGTTCCAAAACCATTGCGTAGTCTAGGTTATAACTTATTTGCAAATAACAGAGATAAAATGTGGCATGCAACGTGGCAGAAGCCAAGCGACTATGAGCGTTCATTCTTTATAGATTTGCCTGACAAGATTAAAAAAGAATACGGCTGA
- a CDS encoding Dps family protein → MANKQDVVDVLNEQVANWTVLYTKIHNFHWFVKGPHFFSLHVKFEELYNEASEHIDELAERILAIGGSPVATMKKSLDAAIVDEAETEKTAEDMVASISKDFTNISEQLEKSISVAGDAEDDVSQDMLIALQTSVDKHNWMFQSFLGK, encoded by the coding sequence ATGGCAAACAAACAAGATGTAGTAGATGTACTCAATGAACAAGTAGCAAACTGGACAGTGTTATACACTAAAATCCACAACTTCCATTGGTTTGTGAAAGGACCTCATTTCTTCTCTTTACACGTTAAATTTGAAGAATTATATAATGAAGCAAGCGAACACATTGATGAATTAGCTGAACGTATTCTAGCAATCGGCGGCAGCCCAGTTGCGACAATGAAAAAAAGCTTAGATGCAGCGATTGTTGATGAAGCAGAAACTGAAAAAACTGCAGAAGATATGGTGGCTTCAATTTCTAAAGACTTCACTAATATCTCTGAACAACTTGAAAAATCAATCAGTGTTGCAGGAGATGCAGAAGATGATGTATCACAAGATATGTTAATCGCATTACAAACTTCAGTTGATAAACACAACTGGATGTTCCAATCATTCTTAGGCAAATAA
- the deoD gene encoding purine-nucleoside phosphorylase, with translation MTQGTPHIQPNGAKIAKTVLMPGDPLRAKYIADNYLEDVVQFNEVRNMFGYTGTYKGKEVSVMGSGMGIPSIGIYSYELYNTFDVDTIIRIGSCGALQEDVNLYDIIIAQGASTNSNYVDQYNIPGHFAPLADFDLMVQAKNAADKLGATTHVGNILSSDTFYNADTTFNQQWQRMGILGIEMESAGIYLNATYAGKKSLGIFTVSDHILRDEATTPEERQNSFTQMMEVALEIA, from the coding sequence ATGACTCAAGGTACACCTCATATTCAACCTAACGGTGCTAAAATCGCAAAGACAGTATTAATGCCAGGAGATCCGCTTCGCGCTAAATACATTGCTGACAATTACTTAGAAGATGTCGTACAATTCAACGAAGTCCGCAATATGTTCGGTTACACTGGAACATATAAAGGCAAAGAAGTTTCAGTAATGGGTTCAGGTATGGGTATTCCAAGTATCGGTATTTATTCATACGAACTTTACAACACATTTGATGTAGACACAATTATCCGTATCGGTTCTTGCGGTGCGTTGCAAGAAGATGTTAATTTATACGACATCATTATCGCACAAGGTGCTTCAACAAACTCTAACTATGTAGACCAATACAATATCCCAGGCCATTTTGCACCATTAGCTGACTTCGATTTAATGGTACAAGCTAAAAATGCGGCAGATAAACTTGGTGCTACAACACATGTAGGCAACATCTTATCTTCAGATACTTTCTATAATGCAGATACTACTTTCAACCAACAATGGCAAAGAATGGGTATCTTAGGAATTGAAATGGAATCTGCGGGAATTTACTTAAATGCAACTTACGCAGGTAAAAAATCATTAGGTATCTTCACTGTCAGCGACCATATTTTACGCGACGAAGCAACAACACCAGAAGAACGTCAAAATTCATTCACACAAATGATGGAAGTCGCATTAGAAATCGCATAA